Proteins from a genomic interval of Quercus lobata isolate SW786 chromosome 11, ValleyOak3.0 Primary Assembly, whole genome shotgun sequence:
- the LOC115968704 gene encoding uncharacterized protein LOC115968704 has translation MLLPTTNMSSLTIASSHQSFLANTLSNPPNHYKPSTKILYSAKTISCRHPSHDDHQDSDSPRKNENQLAKLAIVTLAAGVLTLGSVHDASAAKTGGRVGGQAFRSAAPRPPPRINNNSRTNIYINPPVAPPLVGGYGYGYGVPFFGGWGWSPFSFFAPGPSVAVGIGGGFDVLALFLFLGAVAAVVRRFVRSRFEDDDDY, from the exons ATGTTATTGCCAACAACAAATATGTCATCCTTAACCATAGCCTCTTCTCACCAAAGCTTCCTTGCCAACACCCTCAGTAATCCACCTAACCACTACAAACCCAGCACAAAGATTCTCTACTCTGCTAAAACTATCTCATGCAGACATCCATCTCATGATGACCACCAAGATTCTGATTCTCCAAG gaagaatgagaaccagTTGGCAAAGCTGGCAATAGTTACACTGGCAGCTGGGGTGTTAACACTGGGCTCAGTTCATGATGCATCAGCTGCAAAAACTGGTGGAAGAGTTGGGGGGCAGGCTTTTCGGTCAGCGGCTCCTCGTCCACCCCCTAGAATCAACAATAATTCGAG GACCAACATTTACATTAATCCTCCAGTTGCCCCACCTTTAGTCGGTGGGTACGGGTATGGTTATGGCGTACCATTCTTTGGTGGCTGGGGTTGGTCACCATTTTCATTCTTTGCACCTGGTCCAAGTGTTGCCGTTGGCATTGGAGGTGGATTTGATGTTTTAGCACTGTTTCTGTTTCTTGGTGCTGTAGCTGCTGTTGTGAGAAGATTTGTTCGATCAAGatttgaagatgatgatgattacTAG